The genome window ACGTAAGCTAGACTTGCATTTGCTAAATGTGTAATGAATCGTGTTTAATGCTcatgatccaaaaaaaaaaaaaaaagacgacatTTGTTCTATGGTGTTTGACCTTAGCTTCCTATATATTCATACTTTTTCTAGGCCTCCATTTTTTCATGGTTTTTGTGGTCAATATTTGGGTGTATTTTCAGTAAGATGTAATGCTAATACGGGCCAAACGAGACATTAAACTAGATGATGTTACTCTGCAGCTGACAATGGATCTTCAAAACAGCAGTTACTAAAGATAAGTCTTCAAGACTTAGAAATGATgcgatctttttttcttcttcttccttctttttgCAGACATAGGGAGCTTTGTTTTTTTATCCAGCACACCTGAATTCAAAGCCACCTATGAATTAGAAGCACTACAATAACATTTTAGGTGAGACTCTATTGACCTCAAAACCTCACATGATTTTCAGTGCTTAAATGACTGACTTTGATTTCAGTCCTTGGTAGCCATAGGAATTTGTAATTGGAACAGAATTTGGCATTCTGTGCTCTGCGTGCCCCGTGGGTGGGTGAATCATTTCAGGCTCGGCGGCGGTGGCTGGTGGTGCAATGGGCtcaggaggaggaaaaggaggaggaagtGACGGTTATAGTCGTGGTGAGGGCTGGGTGGGTGGgtcggggtggtggtggggggctgcAGGTTACCTGAGTGTGGAGCGAGGAGGGGTAGGTGAAAGCGGGCGGGAGGGCTGGCGAGAGCTCCGCCGGGTACAGCGGGTATGACGCCCACACGTCTGGGCTGCTGGGATAGAGAGCGGGCACTGTGAGTTCATCtgtggaaagaagaagaagaggaggagtggGGTGAGGAGAGTGGccagtggatgggtgggtggctaCAGAGACAGGGTGGAAGTGGTGGCGGCGGAGGTGTGGTGCCAGCGTGTGTCAAACAGTTATCTGAAGTAGCTCCCCGTTTATCTTTGCCCTTACTGCCAGCAAAGAATGTGAGGAAAACATCTCAGTTAGTGCTTCGCTTATGGAGTCAGCGATAGagggatttgaaaaaaaaaactaaaagaaaaggaaaaaaaacaggacCTAGAGGAAAGTGCATGAGTGAAAAGACGAAGGTGGTCATGGTGAGGTGCAGAGCAGTACAGAGGGAGTGAATTTGTGTCTTAGTGCAAAATCAGCTCCAAAAACAACTCTTTGGAAAGTTGTTAGACACCGATTTTTTTTCTACGTGCATAAAGAACATTTACAATGTACTCTACATTTTGAGGTCTCATAGCAACTGTTTTATCGATGCACGATCAGGAAAACGGCTGATTTAAATGGCTCTAATCAGGAAGAGACAGCAATTTCTCTCCTGGTTATTACGTCATGCTTTCATTAATCGTTTCCTTCCATGTCTTGCTGGGGCCAGAGAAGTGTACACCCTTGGCAGAAAGGTCCAAGATAAGAGCAGTTTGGTCATTCAGGAAGAATTTAGAAACCACAGCTGGCCCATGTTCAACCATCGCTGCCTGCTTCTAAATGCGAATACTTAACCCCTTCACAAAAATATTTAACTTAACACGGGACGACACGGAGCTGCATCGGGAAATTCCACACACGCTCAAAGCTCAAAGGGTTGGCTCCGGGGTATCACGCCCACAGCTAATGGTGAACATGTATTGTTTATGAACCATTAATCTAACTCTGAGGGGAATGTGTTGCTTGGGGTAGAAAGCTCCAGAAGTCACATTGACAAATGACGGGCTAAAAAGTACATTAAAGTACATTAAACAGAATTTGATTTCCAAGGAAACGTGTTGCCTGTTTGGATACGATGCTGATAGCAGATTCCTCATTCGAAaaaatttgaccccccccccacacacacacacacacacaaaaatacaccaTGTCACAAATGAAGAGAAGAAGCACTTTCTGATGTTGCGAGGATAGGTAAAGTATGCTCAACATCAGTTCGTTTTTGCATTCATAGTCCCAGCCAAACATAAGAACACAGTAATCTGAACTACAACTACTTACGTAACCCGAACTACAGACCACAGAGATTAAGGGTTCGAGAGGAgcaacagcagacagacagacggacagtaagagacagacagacggacagattcaTGGATGGAGGACTCACATGGGTCTCTGCTGATGAACTGTGGCCCCGGGCTCtgctgggagggaggggggttggGAGTACCAACCAGCTTGTTCTTGGCCATCTTGGTGTTGGCCTTGGCAAACTCCAGCCGCAGGGTCTGGGGGATCTCCGGATCAAACCGGACACCCTGGGATCAAATGGAAAAGTTAGGGAATCAGCAAAACAATTTTGTCCCCCCCTATAATATGTCCTCCTTGGTCTGTAAGCCACAGAACTTTAGAGGAGAGAGACTTGTTTTAAATTTGGTTAGGCGAATATCAACATATTACTTGTTAGTTTGGCTCTGAGATTAAGTAAGAATAACATAATATAGCTAAAGTGCGATGAATGGTATCGACTGACAGTATTTAGTAATATTTGCTGGTCTGTCTTTGGTTTTGTAAGATTTTAGTTAAATATAGATGCAGAAAATACAGAGGAGAGGAAAGGTCTTCCAGTATATATTGCATTTGAATAAACAAATACATAGATAATCAAATACTGTGATAAGTTTTAGGAAAATTGTGTCGATAATTCTTTAGCAATGCTAGACCCATGACAATTTAGTGAATTTACAATTTCTCCATTGGCACACCATCACCAGTAGAGAAATATTGATTACAAGAAATCAGTTTGGCACAAGGAAGGAGTCATTTCAGAAAACATGAATTAGGCTGCAGACAGACCCTTTGGTTTTTTTGGGATAACTGAAATATTATTTTTCTTCACTACCCTACAATTTTGACATATACTCAAATGTTCCAGTAATGTATGATACGTGTGACTACATTTTGTGGCAACCAGCATATATCAAATGTGAAATATGATGTCGTCTCTTGAGATGATTTccaaagatcccccccccccatttccttttgttttcctgaaaaTGGCTGTGAGAAGCTACTGAGACATGTTTGTTCTTTGTAGTTGTCTTGTTTTCATTTTTTGGTTTGTTGAATTAGTTTCTCACTCTGTTTAAAGGGATAGTAgcagcgtccaggtagcatagaagtctattccattgcctaccaacacagggatcgtcagtttgaatccccatgttacctccggcttggtcgggcattcctacagaaacaactggccatgtctgcgggtgggaagccggatgtggatatgtgtcctggtagctgcactagcacctcctctggtcggtcggggcgcctgttcggggggtggtggggggtgggactgggaggaatagcgtgatcctcccacgcgctacaccccctggtgaaactcctcactgtcaggtgaaaagaagcggctgacgactccacatgtcttggaggaggcatggtgtagtctgcagccctctccagcttggcggagggggtggagcagtgactgggacggctcggaagagcggggtaatcggctggatacaattggagagaaaaaaggaggggaaaaaaaatccctctgAAATACCCACGTCCCTTGGGGGACCCAATGACCATAGACACTTCATGTGATGTCGGCGACAAACGTGGGGTCCAGCATGTTGGACCAGTGAGATATGAGGCGAGTGGAGGGGCGACATGCCGGTGATGACCAGCTAAATACTCTGAGTAGACTTCCTCAAACACTCTACCATCACTGCCCTAATCATCTACACCCCTATCTTATCCTCATTCTAAACATGTGCAGGCTAAAAAAAATGCTTGCTTGCTCTCTGTAACAACCGGCAGTCAATTCCAAAATGCAAATTTGGTTCGGAAAAATCTTCCCACTTGAAAGCCTGAGCCGTCTTTCCAGTGGACTCGTCCAGTGTGGAGTAGGATGTCTGTCTAGCTCAGTGCAAGTGGTCAGCGATGACATTAACACTGAACATGATGACAAACTGAGCCAGTGCATGGGATCATTCACACCCTGCACAGTCCAAAGGGTCCTAACCACGGGTCCCATTAAAACTGTATCCGTAAGCCTATACCATGACCCTATATCCCCCAGTCGTCATGGCATACGGTGAGCAATACCACTTAGCGCTAGCCTAAAAGCCTCGACAAATTCATGGGATACCAACGCTAACACATTCCGCCAAGAAATGTGTCTGTGATCAAGGGAAAACTGTCACTTCCAATTTCTACAAtctataaaaagaaaagaaaaaataccaCATACACACTGGACTGAGTTATTTTTTTCTGCCAAGTTACACTTGCCCCAAAGATACAGTCCACAAATTGTGAATGTCCCCTAAACAAAGGTTTTCTTCATCTGGAGACAAAGCCGCCATTTTGCCGGCGTTGGAAAGCAACAAGGCCGAGCAAAATCTTGCTGGTGGCGGCAATCACCCCATCATCAACCTCATTTAAGAATCTCGTCTTGCCTatggaacaaaaaaagaaaaatgggaaaaaagaaaaacaaaggggGTCGGATCAATGGAGGGAAAATGCGGTCGGGTGGAAAGTTTCTCCGCAAGTGAGCGAGAATTCGGTTCCCCCTCTCATCCCCACGAGCTCGAGCCGAAGCGAACGCGGGACGACGGTTCTCATGGAGGGGAGGGAATTAACTGGGATTGCTTCGGCTCAGTGTGGAGGTATAATAAGATACACGGATATAATGAGGCCTGGGCACCTCTCAGTTTCCACTGAGGtcgatttcggggggggggggtgttcagatGAGTTGAAACCCTACCTAGAAATGTTTGTTCtcgttttgtttgggttttttttttatctcgacACCTCTTCGCTGCCTGCACCTACCATTTGTCATAATGTCCGCTTTGGTGGAATTCTGTGTTGAATGTATAAATAGATGTcattgttgtgtttatctgtatcCGGTCATAGTTTGAGTAGAAATAGATTCATCCGTCCTCCATGCGAAACGTTACAACagttgaacacccccccccccaaccagccCACCATCCCCTGAACGAACAATCCCCTCTAGGTTTTTCCCACATTTTCATATGCAAAGAGTTGTTTGCAAAATCTGGCCCATCGCCACAAGACCCCAGGGACATAGCCTTACCCGGAAAACAAGAGCACTCTACAATTCTCAACCCCACTGAGCGGTTTTGTGGAAACACTGAATACTGTTAACTCGTAATCAGATGATAATTTCTattcccttcctctcctctctctcctccttgctTTGATGCAAGCCAATATCACCGCATCTGAGAGTTGACAGATGCTGCCGGAGGTGTCACTGTACCACTTTAAGCGGATGATTAAACTGATCTATTTCTGTGATCAAAAGACCAACAAAAACTTGAGGAAACGATGAAAAGGTGGGGTGCAATGATCCGACtccaaaaataaaagaaagcgaAGGGTTTGTGTTTGAGAGCTTCGGTTCATTACTCTCCATCTACACTTTGTTTTTCGAGATTTGACTAAAGCCCCTGCGAGGACGAGCTCTGCTTTGTGAGAATCGGTCTCAAAGCTCGGAGGATGCATTTTGAAATTAATGAGACTAAAATGAAGATCCTAGATCAATATCTTCTATTTATAAGCCATGGAGGTGCTAATTTTAATGTTTTTAGCGTGTTCAGCCACACAAGAACCGCTCAGACGGAAACCTTACGCTTTTCTAAATCACCCGTAAGACTTTAAAAATGCCACCTGCAGTTTTCAAAGATAACCAGACTGTACAGATGTAATAACACAACCGCAATCAAAGTTTTGCACATCTTTGGCTAGCCTACTTGTTCTAactatggtatgtgtgtgtgtgtgtgggggggggatatttTCAAATATCCGGACTTCTTCCAAATGAAATCAGAGGACCTGGATGTGATATTGCACAGAGCCAAGATTTGACTacagttctgcagaggaccaGGGAGGCTCATAGTAGTCACAATGAATATGGAAGCCAAGGCCGGTTTTCTTGGTGCACAGTGTGAAGGACATGACACTTACGTTCAAGGCATTCTTAGCAGCCTCTGCCTCTGATCTGCTGTCAAAGCTGACAAACCCCACCGGCTGCGGAGACGAGAAGacagaacaaaagaaagaaacaCGGTTTAGGGCAGAAATCTGAGTCAGCACCTCTGTCTGAGTGACATAGACATgggtcttttttttattttattttgttttttcatactcccccccccccacacacacacacatacacacacacacatgcaggcacacacacttgtgcacctacacacacttttttttcccaACAATGGTGACAGATttgcagaaagaaagagagggggtgagcgagagagagagtgagagaaggagagggggaggatgGAGGCCTGTGCTGTTGAAGTCCACAGAGAGTTCATCATTCAGGGGGATCGCACAAAACTCCCCTATGCCCAAATACGGGAAAAACACAGAAAACTCAGGCAAGAGTaagtaagagaaaaaaaagagagggggagagagagggggggagggagggagggcgatggagggagggagcgagggagcgagggagagaaagagagaggataaGCAGAAGAGACAGAGCAAAAGACAAATAAGGGGGCTTGAGAAAGAGAGGTTATATGACGAGAGAGGGAGCGCACAGGGAAAAACAGTGAAAGGGTTGGAGGTGAGCGTGACagatgggagggagagagagacgggagagggcggggggggggggggatgcagagaggcagagaaagatgGGAGTTTTCAAGATGTCTCCAAACAGGGATGTCAAATGGCAAAGCCCTGGCACTCGCTCTACCTACATCTTTCTCACCGACACATTTGTACATGTTTTACATTCCGGCCGGTGACATCACTTTTTTGTGCCCGcaacagcacagagagagagagagagagagagagagagagagagagagagagagagagagagagagagagagagagagagagagagagagagagagagagagagaaaggaagaaagagaaagggggATGCAAGTTTGGAATCGCCAGTtcgcaaaacctttttttttttctatgaacAAAGGAGACACATTTTCAGTTTCCCAGCCCGAAAAAAGAAGTGGGTGgtgagagaaggagaaggaggaagagaagagagaataagggaggatgggggggggggagaaaaagagtgCTCTAAACTTGTTGTTTGGAGAACTCTGTTGGGGGAGGGCAACACCACAGATTGATCTGAAGAGCTTTCGAGGGTTATGGGAATTTTAAacaaggagaagaggagagggggagaaaaaaaatgaaagagggaggagaaaaaaaaagcggaGAGACTGAGTAAAGACGTCAGGAGGAGGAAACGTAACCGGAATATAAATAGAAAGGGCCTGAGATCTGGCTCTTGCTATATATGGCGATGGCCGTGTGTTCTCAGACGGGGAGCGAAGCGAGGGATCGATT of Lampris incognitus isolate fLamInc1 chromosome 20, fLamInc1.hap2, whole genome shotgun sequence contains these proteins:
- the LOC130130376 gene encoding RNA-binding protein with multiple splicing-like: MNNNKIEKENEQNEFSNHEEEVRTLFVSGLPLDIKPRELYLLFRPFKGYEGSLIKLTSKQPVGFVSFDSRSEAEAAKNALNGVRFDPEIPQTLRLEFAKANTKMAKNKLVGTPNPPPSQQSPGPQFISRDPYELTVPALYPSSPDVWASYPLYPAELSPALPPAFTYPSSLHTQIRWLPPADGTPQGWKSRQFC